A portion of the Cryptomeria japonica chromosome 5, Sugi_1.0, whole genome shotgun sequence genome contains these proteins:
- the LOC131049208 gene encoding uncharacterized protein LOC131049208 translates to MRMWTVAAAAARGLLGNCWNMDSIDDGNRRPRPRTRNRTRNAPNSSASQVENYANPNKFGINGGAYSSLSSEKEHSNSSSKSQVTENKAVHVNSNPRLADTSAGYLLVCFGVGIGIMSSRREIERLTCLLRQKEELVEDLEEELEMRGPWTVKDLTDEARNCLGTSQHPLGIEQGQSDASFDALSKEACEVDERTPGNGPLKIIENMTSIEAELEAELEKLEFNLLSSDHHQRKLFGISEIDPDYIADVVNGELREDGLTCNAESEEDNSFSIHVGFDIENFAVSPRDLERRLHEVIISRLQDRIVELETELEGSQTKLHEIKISQKQSDELNQISQSLNSESSRGLQMAANRMYQASQVGQASSHTFTNQQVCFGNGHSSWEPSYSALKPMVQSDSSSTGKSAYNQPSIVAAQGKQQPHHTNSEMASDSTCPHTPPQALYNQPNSSASPVEATCAINGNKILVGFACNLDLLLGDQNVIYGGEEADQEIKFFETRSSEISNSSSNSANPNALSKDESSGKDPSPSKLNSRKRGRSGYIKTELDFDGLVATSALDVVRSGFNNAASTDCISPCHASITRSEMDSADIPIIDPELDKFISDFLMDFGLDSEELGSVTTLLDQPDDMCYMT, encoded by the exons ATGAGAATGTGGACAGTTGCAGCGGCTGCAGCGCGTGGCCTTTTAGGCAATTGTTGGAACATGGATTCAATAGATGACGGAAATAGGAGACCTAGACCGAGAACAAGAAACAGAACAAGAAATGCTCCGAATTCTTCTGCAAGTCAGGTAGAGAATTATGCAAATCCAAACAAGTTTGGCATTAATGGAGGAGCCTATTCTTCGTTATCTTCAGAGAAAGAACACTCCAATTCTAGCTCTAAATCGCAAGTTACAGAAAATAAAGCTGTTCACGTTAACAGCAACCCTCGTCTGGCAG ATACATCTGCAGGctatcttttggtttgttttggagTTGGCATTGGCATAATGTCAAGCAGGAGGGAAATCGAGAGGCTTACCTGTTTGCTGAGACAAaaagaagaattggttgaggaccTAGAGGAGGAGCTAGAGATGCGAGGTCCATGGACTGTGAAAGACCTCACCGATGAAGCTCGTAATTGTTTAGGAACCTCGCAACATCCCTTGGGTATAGAACAAGGGCAAAGTGACGCCTCTTTTGATGCATTGTCAAAGGAGGCCTGTGAGGTTGATGAGAGAACTCCAGGTAATGGCCCTCTTAAAATAATAGAGAATATGACCAGTATTGAAGCGGAGCTTGAAGCCGAGTTGGAGAAACTAGAATTCAACTTGCTTTCATCTGATCACCATCAGAGAAAACTTTTTGGAATCAGTGAG ATTGATCCAGATTACATTGCTGATGTTGTTAATGGAGAACTCAGAGAGGATGGGCTCACGTGTAATGCAGAATCAGAAGAAGATAATAGTTTTTCAATACATGTTGGATTTGATATAGAAAACTTCGCTGTTTCACCAAGGGATTTGGAAAGACGCTTGCACGAGGTTATAATATCAAGGCTTCAGGATCGCATCGTAGAGCTTGAAACAGAACTTGAAGGTAGTCAAACTAAATTGCACGAAATTAAAATATCTCAGAAGCAATCAGATGAGCTGAATCAAATTTCCCAATCATTAAATTCAG AAAGTTCTCGAGGACTTCAGATGGCAGCAAATAGAATGTACCAAGCATCTCAAGTAGGGCAGGCTTCTTCTCATACCTTTACCAATCAACAAGTTTGCTTTGGAAATGGCCATTCTTCTTGGGAACCATCATACTCTGCACTCAAGCCTATGGTCCAAAGCGATTCATCATCGACAGGCAAGAGTGCATACAATCAACCATCTATTGTTGCTGCACAAGGAAAGCAACAGCCCCATCACACAAATTCTGAGATGGCTAGTGACTCAACTTGCCCTCATACCCCACCACAAGCATTATACAATCAACCCAACAGCTCTGCATCACCAGTAGAAGCCACATgtgccatcaatggcaacaaaaTTCTGGTTGGTTTTGCTTGCAACCTTGACTTATTGCTTGGAGACCAGAATGTCATCTATGGCGGGGAAGAAGCAGATCAAGAGATTAAATTTTTTGAGACTAGATCCTCTGAAATCTCGAATTCCTCAAGCAATTCTGCCAACCCAAATGCCCTTAGTAAAGATGAAAGCTCTGGTAAAGATCCTTCTCCGAGCAAGTTAAACTCAAGGAAGCGAGGGAGAAGTGGGTACATCAAAACTGAGTTGGATTTTGATGGTTTGGTTGCAACTTCAGCATTAGATGTGGTCAGATCAGGTTTCAACAATGCAGCATCAACTGACTGCATATCTCCATGTCATGCCTCTATCACTCGCAGTGAAATGGATTCTGCTGACATTCCTATTATTGATCCTGAACTTGATAAATTCATATCAGATTTCCTTATGGATTTTGGACTGGATTCAGAGGAATTAGGATCTGTCACTACATTATTGGATCAACCTGATGACATGTGTTACATGACATAG